In Marivirga salinae, a single window of DNA contains:
- a CDS encoding mechanosensitive ion channel family protein: protein MESFETGIKDFWSKLNELLNVVIFDIKGSDFTLLTLLFIIISSILLVFISKRLSKLLVRRVLNRYIKDTGVSDSIGTIFRYSVIVIGFITIFQSAGFDLSTLGLLAGALGVGIGFGLQNVTNNFISGIIILFERPIKVGDRIEVGDINGDVYSISMRSTTVITNDNISVIVPNSEFINSQVINWSHNDRRVRFKIPIGVSYNEDPEKVRKLVIGVARDHPGVLDEPAPDLWFEGYGDSSLDFNLTIWTSDFIQRPGVLKSQLYYAVFKKFAEHKIEIPFPQRDLHLKSGWEKKIDKI, encoded by the coding sequence ATGGAATCATTTGAAACTGGAATTAAAGACTTTTGGTCAAAACTAAATGAATTACTCAATGTAGTGATATTTGATATTAAAGGAAGTGATTTTACATTGCTCACGCTTCTTTTTATTATAATCTCTAGTATCCTATTAGTCTTTATATCAAAAAGACTCAGCAAGTTATTAGTTAGAAGAGTTTTAAATAGATACATCAAAGACACAGGAGTTTCGGATTCCATCGGGACTATCTTTAGGTATTCGGTAATCGTGATCGGATTCATTACCATTTTTCAGTCTGCTGGATTTGATTTAAGCACATTAGGTTTATTAGCTGGTGCGTTAGGTGTTGGTATTGGATTTGGTTTGCAAAATGTTACAAATAATTTCATTTCAGGAATCATTATACTTTTTGAGCGCCCAATTAAAGTTGGGGATAGAATTGAAGTTGGGGATATTAATGGAGATGTTTATTCTATATCCATGCGATCCACTACCGTCATCACTAATGACAATATTTCAGTGATTGTTCCTAATTCGGAATTCATCAATAGTCAGGTGATTAACTGGAGCCATAATGATAGAAGGGTTCGCTTCAAAATTCCGATCGGGGTTTCGTATAATGAAGACCCTGAAAAAGTACGAAAATTAGTTATAGGTGTGGCCAGAGATCATCCTGGAGTCTTGGATGAACCTGCACCTGATTTATGGTTCGAAGGCTATGGCGATTCTTCATTAGACTTTAACCTTACTATATGGACTTCAGACTTTATTCAAAGACCAGGTGTACTTAAAAGTCAATTATACTATGCAGTATTTAAGAAATTTGCGGAACATAAAATTGAAATTCCTTTCCCTCAAAGAGATTTACATTTAAAATCAGGATGGGAAAAGAAAATTGACAAAATATAA